A window of the Equus przewalskii isolate Varuska chromosome 10, EquPr2, whole genome shotgun sequence genome harbors these coding sequences:
- the NGFR gene encoding tumor necrosis factor receptor superfamily member 16 yields MRAGAADCAMDGPRLLLLLLLLGVCLLGGAKEVCPTDLYTHSGECCKACNLGEGVAQPCGANQTVCEPCLDSVTFSDVVSATEPCKPCTECVGLQSMSAPCVEADDAVCRCAYGYYQDETTGRCEACQVCEAGSGLVFSCQDKQNTVCEECPDGTYSDEANHVDPCLPCTVCEDTERQLRECTRWADAECEEIPSRWITRATPPEGSDSTAPSTQEPEGPPEKDLVASTVADVVTTVMGSSQPVVTRGTTDNLIPVYCSILAAVVVGLVAYIAFKRWNSCKQNKQGANSRPVNQTPPPEGEKLHSDSGISVDSQSLHDQQPHTQTAAGQALKGDGGLYSSLPLAKREEVEKLLNGSAGDTWRHLAGELGYQPEHIDSFTHEACPVRALLASWAAQDSATFDALLTALRRIQRADIVESLCSESTATSPV; encoded by the exons ATGAGGGCAGGTGCCGCCGACTGCGCCATGGACGGACCGcgccttctgctgctgcttctgctcttgGGG GTGTGCCTGCTGGGAGGTGCCAAGGAGGTGTGCCCCACAGACCTGTACACCCACAGCGGCGAGTGCTGCAAAGCCTGCAACCTGGGCGAGGGTGTGGCCCAGCCTTGCGGAGCCAACCAGACTGTGTGTGAACCCTGCCTGGACA GCGTGACGTTCTCGGACGTGGTGAGCGCCACAGAGCCATGTAAGCCGTGCACCGAGTGCGTGGGCCTGCAGAGCATGTCGGCGCCATGCGTGGAGGCCGACGACGCGGTGTGCCGCTGCGCCTATGGCTACTACCAGGACGAGACGACGGGCCGCTGCGAGGCGTGCCAGGTGTGCGAGGCGGGCTCGGGCCTCGTGTTCTCGTGCCAGGACAAGCAGAACACCGTGTGCGAGGAATGCCCCGACGGCACGTACTCCGACGAGGCCAACCACGTGGACCCGTGCCTGCCCTGCACCGTGTGCGAGGACACCGAGCGCCAGCTGCGAGAGTGCACGCGCTGGGCCGACGCCGAGTGCGAGG AGATCCCCAGCCGTTGGATTACACGGGCCACGCCGCCGGAGGGCTCAGACAGCACTGCCCCCAGCACCCAGGAGCCCGAGGGACCTCCAGAGAAAGACCTTGTAGCCAGCACGGTGGCGGATGTGGTGACCACAGTGATGGGCAGCTCTCAGCCCGTGGTGACCCGAGGCACCACGGACAACCTCATCCCCGTCTATTGCTCCATCCTGGCCGCTGTGGTTGTGGGCCTTGTGGCCTACATCGCCTTCAAGAG GTGGAACAGCTGCAAGCAGAACAAGCAAGGAGCCAACAGCCGACCCGTGAACCAGACACCACCACCCGAGGGAGAAAAACTCCACAGCGACAGCGGCATCTCTGTGGACAGCCAGAGCCTGCATGACCAGCAGCCTCACACACAGACAGCCGCAGGCCAGG CCCTCAAGGGAGATGGAGGCCTCTACAGCAGCCTGCCACTGGCCAAGAGGGAAGAGGTGGAGAAGCTACTCAATGGCTCCGCAGGGGACACCTGGCGGCACCTGGCGGGTGAGCTGGGCTACCAGCCCGAGCACATAGACTCCTTCACCCACGAGGCCTGCCCCGTCCGCGCCCTGCTTGCCAGCTGGGCCGCCCAGGACAGTGCGACATTCGATGCCCTCCTGACCGCCCTGCGCCGCATCCAGCGAGCTGACATTGTCGAGAGCCTGTGCAGCGAGTCCACCGCCACATCCCCGGTGTGA